TTATGGTTTTTAAGCCAAATTCCTTTGTAAACTATGTTGATGTCTCGAGTCTCGAATCATACTATCAGAACTGATCTTTTGCCAGACGTCTGGCAAGAAAATTCTCCGGCCGTTAGATTGGAAATTGCAGCCGTTAGTAGGCCTTTTGGACTCCTTGTCATTTAAATTGTTCAGCATATAAGTGCTTccgcagaagaaaaaaaactacaaGAAAACTGAGTTCGCAaggaaaaagaacaagaaaaaaacTAAGACAGATTGCATATACATTGTGTGCGAAGGTCGGAAGATGACccagaaaaaagagaaaaatacaGCATacaaaaagagaggaaaaagaaaGTGACCCCTAGCCATCTTACTTTAGACAGAaaaggaaggaggagaaggaaacGAAAAATATAGTTCTTGGATAACCCTGTCTTGTTTGTTGGAGTAAATCAAGGTTCTTCATGATGGGGGGCAAATGTAAGAATGGCATCTGCAACTGAAAGAAAAATCTTGCCCTTTCCAATCAAATCGACAAACTCCGATGCATGAATCTTGTCAATGACTACTGTGCCAGGATTTGCTAAAGCAAGCTGAAATGTAACATTACCGAAATTGTCAAATTAGTTATTTCAACCAAGTCACTTGTTAACTGCAGTAACAATGAGTAGATTTTTATCGAAAAGATTGAAGGCATTACCTCGATCTTTCTCTTCTGAAGACTCCTGTAGAGCTCTTCCAAGGCATGAATTCCACTTGTGTCTATGTCAGTGACAGCTGCGGCCGGGAAATGAAAATCCGTGAATTAATGCCATCTCTCTCAATCAGTAAAATCTATATGGCAGTCGACAAAATTAGAATTCACTTACGCGACATTTCTACGATCAAGTACTCGATTTTGGGTAGACTCTTTTCCTTCAGTTGTTCTTCTTCGTCTGTTACCCATCTCAAAATCCTGAAGGAAATTAGTTAATTGGTGTCAATTAGTTCTCTAGGCTCTAGCCGACCAGTGATCATACCTAGTACGTTAACTTGTCACTTGTTAGAGTTACGATGGTAAATTGTGAATATCGAATATATGTCTAAGCGAGAACAAATTGTCTGATAAGAGAACATTTGGACATGCAGATTGATCCACACATCCATATATGTGTATGTAGTTATTCTCATACCTCTCTTTAATATAGTTGGAGTTGGAGAAGTAAATTGCAGAATCAACTCTAATAATGAGAATCCCGGGAATCTGTGTGGCATGGGGATACTGCTGGATGTTTCTGTACACATTAGTCCTGGGGAGCTTTCCTAGCAGCGTGGTTCTTGGTCTTGTGACTTGCAAGAGGATTTTGGCAAATGAAATGGAGACGGCAAGCAACAGGCCAATCTCAACGGAAATGAAAACCACACCGAAGAAGGCTCCCATGCAAGCAACAAAGTCGAATTTGTCAATCTTCCAAATGAGTTTCATGGCCTCAAAATCGATCAGTCCCAGGACAGCTGAAATAATGATGGAAGCGAGAATGGCGTTGGGGGTGTACTTGAAAATGGGTGTGATGAGTTCCAACGTGAGGAGGACCACCAAAGACATGACGATGTTTGAGACCGCTGTGTGGCAGCCGGCCATGTAATTGACAGCTGAGCGAGAAAAGGAGCCGGTGGCAACATAGCAGGATGTGAATGAACCAATAATGTTCATGGTTCCCATTGCCACCATTTCTTTGTTTCCATCAACCTCATAGTCCTTAATCCCAGCAAACGTTCTCGCGATTGCTACACCTTCCTGCGcgtattaattaaaaacattaaCTGTTTAATATAatcaatcaattaattagtcaaTCAATAAATTATCCATCCATCAATGTTTCAAGATTAATATGTTCGTTTCAGCTGGTTTGGCAAGTACGTAGTGCAAGCTTACCGTCAATGCTACCATACCGGCCACAGAACCGATCCTGAAGCCTTTCATAACATTCTCTCCAGTGAAATAAATTAAATGAGCGGAAGGTGGGTTTACGCCCGGCCTTATTTTATACACCTGAAATAACAAAAAGATTAAAACGTAAACGTCAAATGAATTTTCAGTATTATATATGCTTAATTATAATGCAGTACATTCAAATTTACTTACAATTGCAACACCTTTCTTATCTGCACGGGTGATATAAACAAAAAAGGTAGACAGGATAACTGAGATCAAAGGTGCAATTGCAGGCACCCAAAATagtttcttgttcttttttccctACATCAGCATTATCATTAGCAATTTAGCAAGCtccaataaatcaattaattcaAGATTAATCAATGAATATACAGTTGATTCTCAATTGAGCGGAACTAAATTTATGAGAAGCAATAGAACTTACGATGTACTTCGTCAACAGAAGAAATGCCAAGAAGGAGACTCCTATTAGTATAGTTTGCCAGTTCCACTGCAAAGTTAGACATACAGTTGATAAATTAGATATGAAGAAAAGGCATTCAAGAGGGGAATTCGAACTTGAGACGTATTAATACATTGAAAAGAAGTACCACTCGACGAACTAAAAGCTAGTCAGTTAGAAAACAGTATATACTTTATAAACAATATCAATTAAACTCACTTAATCGCTCTTGACACATGTGCATATGATCAGCTTATATATATGGACAGATGGCTGAAAGGATTGAAAAACATTTGTTGGAAAGGTGTAAAATCGGCTGCAAGGCTAAGCATTGTAGATTTGGCCTCCCATGTCCGGTTTGGACGCGTGACCTGCCGTTTCGGAGAGAACGGCAAGGTGAACCAAAAAATCACTTTGCCCTAATGTAGGGTCATTTTGGCCTAATTTCTTCATTTACAAACCTAAAATGGGATTTTAAGATTTATGAcccttttggttttttgttattTGCTTCTCGTTTTCTATTGTACTCTAGAAATCCTAGGGCTAAGACTATATAAGCAACCTTAGGGGGCTAGGATTGTAATCTTTCCTTATCATTCAACAATAAACTTTGAGGTTTTCTTAGTTTGCTAGTGAATTCTAGCTTAGAGTATTTCGTTCAATTTCCTTGTTCATTATATCGTGCTGCATCAATATATCAGTACCCCATGATGTACTGCAGAAAATACTGAACGCATAACGGAAACAATGTCAGGTTTCTTGGTAAATATCTTGATGCCAAGTAACCCTTTAAGCTGCTGAAGGGAAATGGTAATGGCAGCTCCACCCATAAATCCAACAATGGAAGCATGAGATAGAAAATCAATCAAGAATCCCAACCTGCACAAAACTATGAATTAATTACTAACTAATATtcatgcatacacacacacacacacacacacacatatatatatatatgttctttTATATAGACAGACATATGATGATGATAATACCTGAGAAATCCTAAAGTAAGTTGTGTGACTCCGGCAAAGAATGTAGCAGTTAACATTAGGCGCAGATAGTCGTCTGCATCCGTTTTATAATCAACCTCATTCTGCACCAAACTCCCAAGCAACAGAGACACCACGGCCACCGGTCCAATTGCAATGTCCCTTGAGCTACCCATGAACGCATAAATAAGCGGTGGTACGAAACTACTGTCTGCATCACGTACGGATCATGTTATAATCGTGTATATGTATTAACTTATCTATCAAATTCCGGACTTGGCTACGGTACATGCATTAAAGGCCGGTAGAAGACGAAGATGGAAGACTCACATAAGCCATTCTCACTGGGCAGATTGGCAAGCTTTGCATATCCAAGATCCTGAGGAATACAGAGACTTGCAATGGTAAGTCCAGCGATGACGTCTCCTCTGAGTTTAGAAAGGTTGTAATCCCTCACCCACCCAAATATCGGGAAGAGAGCTTGAAGACCGAGAACCAACTTCCTCCTCTTTGTTTGGTCTTTGAAAGCACGCAAGGGCTCATCCGAAAAGAATGTTTCCTTCATGATGGCACTGAATTCCTCAAAAAGTTGTGGCTTCGCAGGCTCTCCAACCTTATGAACTTGATAtgcctgctgctgctgctgctgcggcAACACTCTCTCAGCTGAATTAGTTTGTTGGTTCGATGAAGGTCCGCTTCTGATGTCCGCTTCATTGTCTTTGATACGCTTACTCATTATACCAAGACCAGACACCCCACTTCTACAATCGAGCTGGCTACCCTGCTACAGTTtcacaaactttttttttttgagctaAACTGATCATAACATCTTAAAGAACGTACTTCAGTTTCTAAGCAGAAGATAGTTACCACCAAGGGGAAATCAAACAACTCTAAGAGTTCCTGCTTTCAATCATCCAAATTGTCTATAGTTGTTTTCATTCATAGATCGTCCTTACgaaaattagacaaattcaaaatcatttaGATATTCGATTTAAGTGATTGTTTTGCAAGAACGAAAACAAACAGCTTGTTGGAAGGTGAACCGTACAAGGATATCCTCAACTCAAACTCACTATATATAATTACATAAACAAGTGTTTAATTCAGTAGCCTTCACCAGAAGTACATGCCAACAAAGCAAGCTGAGCTTAACCACACCTTGACATCACAATCATCCAACTCCTTCATATAATTTTGGTTGTTTAAATACAACGATATGTTTACACTATGGAATGGGGAATTTGAGTTGAGACGTACAGTGGGTTAGTCAATCATAATCATTTGGTATTTAGCTCACCATTTACAAGAGTAGAACCTAAGATCTTCCCTTATAAGTAgagaagaatatcactaaatTGTAGTACCATACAATCGTCTCTCTCATACTTGCTAGCTGGACTTTGGAACGTACTTTAGATGACAGCCATTCATGCATGGTGATCCTTCCCCGCCACCCAGATTAACGATTAAGCGCAGTGACAATTACAAACAATTACTCAAATTAATTTATACTTCACTTTATTTTCAAGATCAACAATGAAACTATGAAAATCATTATAAAGAATGAATGACACTGAAAAACATATAACCAAATATATCATGTTCCAAATTAGAAATatgaacaatatatatatatatatatatatatatatatatatatatatatattgaacagAGAGTCTAATTAAGCTGTGTAGAGTAATTAAGTTGGTACCTTAATAATAAACTTGAATGTGGATCACTGAGAACCTTGAAAGCATTGACGACACTGATCAATCTCTTTGGTCAGAACCAACGAAGCTAAAGGAAGGAAGATAATAGGATCGGACTATATATGCATCTAAATACAGTCATTCTGTTTCAAGGTTTGGCAGGCTATTATTGAGCAGCCAAATTCTGACTCAGCTGTTGGACAACATAGAAGTCTTCGCTCTTgtcacttaaaaattaaaaggaataCCAATTAATCGTAATACGGCCAAACTTACATGCACTGGTGATACTAAACGAAACACAATAATTATAGTTGCACTCTTGATCCTACTTTGAAAAGTTGTAATCGAATCGAGACAAAGGATAaatatttctaatatatatGCGCGTAGGTATACGGCCAAACTTAGATTAGTAAATTACATTCTCTTGTCATTTATGTTTATGTCTATATTGTTATTATCTACAGTTCCAGGCCAAGAAGGgatcaaaacaaaagcaaaaaagcaAAACGCTATTTTCATAAGTGAGCTGTGAGCAGTGAATTAGAAATAACAATAACTTTTgtaacaagaaacaaaataacaataCTTTGATAATGTAactatttgtgataaactaataacaACTATGGTTGGTCTATCAAATAAGAGTAATGCTAGTAAgaccaatttaattaaaattaaatccTTGGTCTCCCTAACACatctttattttaaattaattaaatcttAACTAGCAGTGAACATACTCTAAATTTGTGAGAAGTTAAACCATTTAAAAAAATAGAGACACCTAAATGGGTTGGGCATTAGTGGGTTTGCTGACTAACccgactaatccaaccaaaatggtTTGGGTTGCATTGGATTGTACATTTCAAAAATCCTTTTCCGATAAAAAATATGACCACTTGTTTAATAGGTAAGTTGGTTGGGTTGAAGTACTAATAATCCGTAGAatattcaaaagaaaattttaaagtttagatTTAAAGGCAGCTTATTTAGGAGTGCAAATTGGAATCGTGTTTCCAATTTCGCCAGTAAGTTTTAAAATCCGAACCCGAAAATTCAAATCCGAGTATTTTcaatctgaattttttttagtgTTCCAAACTTATTCCAATACAAAAACttccaaaacttttttttttgttttttgtttttttatagttaattacTCATTGAGTCATATTCtatattttgtaattaatttttgtATTATACTGTTAGTTTTGGATACATTTTggtcttttttttatattattaaacaTACGCTTATATATTAAAAAGGATAAGCATACTAGTATACCACAAAGTTATTTGAATTTATACATAAGCATATACTAAATATTAGGAAAGAACAATAATTTGCATGTAGGAAAATGTTTgagaatattcaaaaaattataaaatacatAAGCATATAGCAAATTATGTTCTGAAATTTTCGAGATTACTCTGATTCCGAAATTTCTGAATTTGTTGAAAATTGATGTAAAGTTAAAAATTGTAACGCTCCGCCCCGaaatatttgtttaatttcgaaaaataataattatattagtgataggcccaaactaaacttttgtttattttactaCCAATAATCATAATTTTACACTTTCATGCTTTAATTTCCTTCATAGCTAACCATATTTTTCAATGTGAAAACATATTATTAGACTATCaattcaaattccaaatttgcTTCTATTACGACAACTtctcacaaaaaaataaattcttgATTATTTAACTACCATTTATCAATTCTTTAATTATATGCCTTATTTCCATCCATGAACCATAATTTATAATTTCCATAACAAATGTACTACTTATTTTATGGCTATGTCACCATCTTCTTTCATAGATCAATTTCCATTAACGTAACATTTATTCTCGAAGTGtttaaggctgcatctaacattgatagactgcctacatacccttgaatgggatcaagcctttcgtagttcaccaaTTTAAATTTAACCAAATTACGAAATTCACATAAGTAACCataaatcaacaactatctccCAACAAGCAAATCACTTTCAATGCTTATCAAACTTGGTTTCAGAACAACAAAATTGACTTAAAAATATGGCGTTGGCTCACCGCCGCCGGTGGCGGTTGACCGCTCCGAATCACCGGAAATATcatctatttctaaaaattaccaaattttacaaagATGTAGATCTCAATGGGTGGAGCAAGTTTCATATCTGAGGACAAGTCTAATTTGGTCGGGAAACACCTCATATTGGCCACGAACTGTCGGAAACCCTTGTTTTTTGGTGTTTTTAATTTGACTCCAAAAAAACTCCGACGTCCCAACCAATGCatgggttttgtttctggactcaaggggagtctaatggtggtagTAATTGGGTGgaaacatttcaaaattttgggaAACTCGAGCAAGAGCCGCCGCACCAccggtgctttttttttttcctaattgcAAGGcgaaatattttctttttggtgtGTAATAGGAAAAATTAACGATTGGGTTCGAAATAAGGATCAATTTGGCACCCTTCCCGTCGTCCAAGGTGGCCAGAATTGGGAGATCCGACCGGATCGGGTCATGGATGTAACCGGGTCGAAGGGTTCCCTCCTTCTCCCCCCCCCTCCTTTCCTCTCCTTGCTCTCTTCCCCCATTGGCCATGTCCCCCCTGATTCCTTTCTCTTCTGTTATTTTAATTACAGTCGTCcatcatttattttttctttcatcacagccacacacgtggcacaatTCATTGCTCCAgattttctggagccttctaaaTGGGAATAAAATTACCATAATATCCTtcactttaaacgttaataacttattcgttataactccgtttcacgaaTGGTTTATGCCTACGCGTTTGTGAGATCGAGCTCTCTTCAAAAGTATATATTttgacctcgaaaggtctacagattttaaatatttaatttccaaactttaaACCTCGTAGCTAGtttaacctaaaacttaaactcacataaattattataattctcAAAAAATCATATAAAAGCTCAATAAATACATAGATTATCAtaatttccagaaacaaaacgtTAAAATTTCCCAATTCTATTTCCATAATCATAatcgatttattttcaattttctctacatattcataattatgaatatctaatttgtatatttaaatttttcagAGTATTACAAAAACTATGATCAAATCCAATTCAAAAATTTTGGAACGGAAATTGGAAACATTGTTTTCGATCCAATCCTTCTTAAAAAACACCCCTAAACTTATTTGTAGAATTTTCAAAAATAACTTTAATATTGTTAGGTTGAAAATTTCAAGCTTTATTGTAACCTAAAAGTGATTTTCCAAAAACCAAATGCCAAACTCATTTGAGTGAGAATAAATGTTATTTGAAGACAATGGTCTATCACAATATTAACCTTTACAAAATCAAATTTAGGGGATACTAACATCTATAAATGCCTTTTTGTATGAATCGAGATCTTTAGTCTTTACGTATTTAGTTATTAAACTTTCAATCATATATCTTATCGTCATTCAcattgtttatattgtgagtcgGTCCActcttgaattttcttttgccataacaaaagaaataaagaaatacTATAAATTCAATTGTGCTTCGATTGTCAAACCATGATACATCACCATCACTTTCAATTTGTGACCAGGGAAATTAAAGGAAGAAGGGAAAAATAAACATGTCAATATCAATAGGGGCATAGCTCACATGATCGAATTAGCACCCACATTtacctctttttattttttggaaggaCCTACCTCTtggagtagtttttttttttttttttattggtcaaATACCTCTTGGAGTAGTTACTCTAAACAGAAGGTAATGACAAATACCTATTAAAATTGACCAACTTTTCCCACTATATGGGGTAAACCTTGAATGGATTCAAGAGGCTAATAATTCTGCCTTCTTCACTTTTGAAATGCTCTCCACGACTCCAACTGCTGAAACGTGTCCCCTAACAGTTACCATCTTTGTCTCTAGGTCAATACTGAAAGATGTAACCCCTGGTATATATacaaaatcccaaaaatatttaatttcctGAAAATGTTAATTAATTGCAAGCATAAGTGGATAAAACAAACAGGAAAtgataaaacaaaaagtgtTTAGCGAAAAATACACAGTAAACCGACTTTGGGAGATTTTGGTGTAATATAATTTTCTAAActtatgaaaattttgagaaaacaCGATAAATTTTAAAGGGTGTGAATAACTTAACTCTTAAAATAAGATTGGTGCCTCCCTTAAAAGACATATATAGTGAATCAAACCTTCTAAGTTCTAAGAGAAAATTAAACACAATAGAATCAAGGACCCTAAGAAGAAAAGGCCTAGAAAATATTAATGTGATATTCATAGtcatataaaatattaaaacgTACCTTCCATCTTAGAGAGATGTTTCTTCAGTTTACCAGCACATCCTTGGCAATGAATGGAAACTCTCATAACAACCACCTGCATATATATGTAACCAACACATTACACTGCATTGACCTTT
Above is a window of Malus sylvestris chromosome 15, drMalSylv7.2, whole genome shotgun sequence DNA encoding:
- the LOC126604616 gene encoding sulfate transporter 1.2-like; the protein is MSKRIKDNEADIRSGPSSNQQTNSAERVLPQQQQQQAYQVHKVGEPAKPQLFEEFSAIMKETFFSDEPLRAFKDQTKRRKLVLGLQALFPIFGWVRDYNLSKLRGDVIAGLTIASLCIPQDLGYAKLANLPSENGLYSSFVPPLIYAFMGSSRDIAIGPVAVVSLLLGSLVQNEVDYKTDADDYLRLMLTATFFAGVTQLTLGFLRLGFLIDFLSHASIVGFMGGAAITISLQQLKGLLGIKIFTKKPDIVSVMRSVFSAVHHGWNWQTILIGVSFLAFLLLTKYIGKKNKKLFWVPAIAPLISVILSTFFVYITRADKKGVAIVYKIRPGVNPPSAHLIYFTGENVMKGFRIGSVAGMVALTEGVAIARTFAGIKDYEVDGNKEMVAMGTMNIIGSFTSCYVATGSFSRSAVNYMAGCHTAVSNIVMSLVVLLTLELITPIFKYTPNAILASIIISAVLGLIDFEAMKLIWKIDKFDFVACMGAFFGVVFISVEIGLLLAVSISFAKILLQVTRPRTTLLGKLPRTNVYRNIQQYPHATQIPGILIIRVDSAIYFSNSNYIKERILRWVTDEEEQLKEKSLPKIEYLIVEMSPVTDIDTSGIHALEELYRSLQKRKIELALANPGTVVIDKIHASEFVDLIGKGKIFLSVADAILTFAPHHEEP